In the Clostridia bacterium genome, ACGCGACCTGAGCGGCTGGTACACCTTTCTTCCCTCCACGGGGAAGAACAACGACCCCAAGCGGGTGTTCAAAGTCGCGAACGGGATGATCCACATCCTCGACGTGCCGGTGACCTCCGAGAAGCAGGAGTTCGGCTACATGGCCACGGAGCGTGAGTACTCCAACTGCCGTATCCGACTCCAGTACAAATGGGGGACGAAACGTTTTGCTCCGCGCGCGACGGAAAAGCGCGACAGCGGCATTCTGTATTTCTTTGTCGGCCCTGACAAGGTTTGGCCGCGCTCGGTGGAGTGCCAGATCCAGGAAGGCGATACGGGCGATTTCTGGCTGGTGGACGGCACCGCCGTGACCACCACCGTTGGCGTCCCGGAAAACCCGACGTACGCGGAGAAAGGCGTGCCTCACACGCAGAAGAACGGTCGCATTATCAAGAGCGCGGAATACGAGTACCCGGGCGACTGGAACACCGTGGAGGTCGTTCTCGATGGGGAC is a window encoding:
- a CDS encoding DUF1080 domain-containing protein gives rise to the protein MVFRLVGLLCCALAAAGEEGWTPLFNGRDLSGWYTFLPSTGKNNDPKRVFKVANGMIHILDVPVTSEKQEFGYMATEREYSNCRIRLQYKWGTKRFAPRATEKRDSGILYFFVGPDKVWPRSVECQIQEGDTGDFWLVDGTAVTTTVGVPENPTYAEKGVPHTQKNGRIIKSAEYEYPGDWNTVEVVLDGDHVTHIVNGKVNNRGWKFLQPDPAGSGEMVPLNKGRLLLQAEGAEVFYRRVEMRPLP